Proteins from a single region of Candidatus Neomarinimicrobiota bacterium:
- a CDS encoding YIP1 family protein → MENISFIQRIVNLFFTPSQAFEGFSDGVSYKDWLYPLLIVTAGIIVLPLFYRDISLDEGESRINQAINSIENNADLPEERRTAILDKMYGGLDKIQDSRDNPLAFRNMWGYVFIPAMIFVMAAFFAAILLLVGNFGMGGKIKFFQMFTMVMLTYLISGNGFFMNMIPGVGTLELMIKTPLIIMKESSSLTLSPGLMFDEIDTFLKHFLNQLDIFRVWGMVVMGFGFAKLYNKPTATGMMAVGFPWLILVSIGAALMKANSVAMG, encoded by the coding sequence CCAGGCTTTTGAGGGATTCTCTGACGGGGTTTCCTACAAGGATTGGCTTTACCCACTGCTTATTGTGACGGCTGGAATAATCGTTTTGCCTTTATTTTATCGAGATATCAGCCTCGATGAGGGCGAATCTCGAATCAATCAGGCCATAAACTCAATTGAAAATAACGCCGATCTACCTGAAGAAAGAAGGACCGCAATCCTTGATAAAATGTATGGAGGTCTCGATAAAATCCAGGACTCACGAGACAACCCCCTGGCTTTTCGCAACATGTGGGGCTATGTATTCATTCCAGCTATGATTTTTGTCATGGCGGCCTTCTTTGCAGCAATTTTGCTTCTGGTTGGCAATTTTGGTATGGGCGGGAAAATCAAATTCTTCCAGATGTTTACCATGGTGATGCTAACATATCTCATCAGCGGCAATGGATTCTTTATGAACATGATTCCCGGTGTTGGAACCCTGGAACTCATGATCAAAACTCCCCTCATCATCATGAAGGAATCTTCAAGTCTCACATTAAGTCCTGGGCTTATGTTTGATGAGATTGACACCTTCCTCAAACATTTTCTAAATCAACTCGACATATTTAGAGTCTGGGGTATGGTGGTAATGGGATTTGGGTTCGCCAAACTCTATAACAAACCGACAGCTACTGGCATGATGGCTGTTGGATTTCCCTGGCTCATCCTCGTCTCAATTGGAGCAGCCCTCATGAAAGCCAATTCAGTGGCTATGGGCTAA
- a CDS encoding efflux RND transporter periplasmic adaptor subunit, producing MSKKKIIIIVLVVIVIGVGGFFAVKKDQGNNKEVQSAKVERGQVVHKVAASGRIQPVVEVDVSADVAGRVIRMAVKEGDWVEKGQFLAQLDATRYKADVDRAEQVLASSEASLSLAELEKNQQYELFQKKLVSELIYQGALVRYQQSLSAKKQAEASLAQSQDNYNKTMMFAPMSGTVTLVNKEVGEMALGSAFSRDIIMIIADLNEMEVLVDVNENDVVDVSLGDTTEIEIDALQDTMFQGIVTEIAHSAQNTGGGSLDQVTNFKVQIRLLDPPKEIRPGMSAAVDIRSDVKNDVLFVPIQSITMRKPKQLREKQDKELSRADSSMNMPDEDLEPVEVVFVVVESENGKGKKVIQREVVTGIIGERDFEIIAGLELDDEIVTGPYKEISRGLNDGDMVKITKRKKFNADDMKN from the coding sequence ATGTCTAAAAAGAAAATCATAATTATTGTCCTCGTAGTTATTGTAATCGGGGTCGGTGGCTTTTTTGCTGTGAAGAAGGATCAAGGCAACAATAAAGAGGTTCAGTCCGCAAAAGTGGAGCGGGGGCAGGTCGTTCACAAGGTTGCTGCTTCGGGAAGAATTCAACCTGTTGTAGAAGTAGATGTCAGCGCCGATGTAGCAGGTCGCGTGATTCGCATGGCAGTCAAAGAGGGTGATTGGGTTGAAAAGGGTCAGTTCCTGGCCCAACTCGATGCCACCCGCTATAAAGCAGATGTAGATCGCGCCGAACAGGTTCTGGCATCCTCGGAAGCCTCACTATCTCTCGCAGAATTAGAAAAGAATCAGCAATACGAACTGTTTCAAAAGAAATTGGTGAGTGAACTTATTTATCAGGGCGCCCTGGTTCGTTATCAGCAGAGCTTGTCAGCCAAGAAGCAAGCTGAGGCGTCTCTGGCTCAGTCGCAAGACAACTACAATAAGACCATGATGTTTGCGCCCATGTCGGGCACGGTTACCCTGGTAAACAAAGAGGTGGGTGAAATGGCTTTGGGCTCTGCCTTTAGTCGTGATATCATCATGATTATTGCTGATCTGAATGAAATGGAAGTTCTTGTGGATGTGAACGAAAATGATGTGGTTGACGTCTCACTTGGTGATACGACTGAAATTGAAATTGACGCCCTGCAGGACACCATGTTTCAGGGAATCGTCACAGAAATTGCCCACAGCGCACAGAATACGGGGGGCGGAAGTCTTGATCAGGTTACCAATTTCAAAGTACAGATTCGTCTTTTAGATCCCCCCAAAGAAATCCGGCCAGGTATGTCAGCAGCAGTTGATATTCGTTCGGATGTGAAAAATGATGTGCTCTTTGTCCCCATACAGAGCATCACCATGCGCAAACCCAAGCAACTCAGAGAAAAACAGGATAAAGAACTTTCAAGAGCTGACAGCAGCATGAATATGCCAGATGAAGATCTTGAGCCTGTAGAAGTTGTTTTTGTAGTGGTGGAGAGTGAGAACGGTAAGGGCAAGAAAGTCATTCAAAGAGAAGTGGTAACGGGAATTATTGGGGAGCGTGATTTTGAAATTATCGCTGGCCTGGAATTGGACGATG
- a CDS encoding TolC family protein gives MRSNTIGSLLILLVSLAGYSQSNSPITLDDCIRIGVENNQSLRINRFETDRSVSQAKSNISMVLPVVNFSVSGGSTDLAGLGWNDGYSSSLSLSQNIWDGGAWWNTLKSAKVAQDAASIQYDSYEVNTVYQIKAAYYNYLSTQQLLDVYRENLTTSEYQHQLTLERFKLGAASQNDTLRTRVNIERARLQIVNGEVDLQSRSRNLNIILGREANDPLTLAEPVWEAVVVPGVDQIMDEVLASNHSLKLLEQNKEIMAYNVKIARSGYMPSLGMSAAYGNNGATSFGDVFGESTSSKSVGLSLNWNLFNGTRTSRGVEQGKINAKLAMENYDLSERNLRKELTQTLEQMDALNESVTISQLILTASEQDLLLAQEQYKIGSLSILDVLRITASYEDAKSNLIRTQHNLKVAEAGLLQLMGKR, from the coding sequence ATGCGCTCAAACACAATCGGGTCTTTACTCATCCTTCTGGTCAGTCTAGCTGGCTATAGTCAATCAAACTCGCCCATTACTCTGGATGATTGCATCCGCATCGGCGTAGAAAACAATCAATCTCTAAGAATAAACCGCTTTGAAACGGATCGAAGTGTCTCACAAGCCAAAAGCAATATCAGTATGGTTTTACCCGTGGTTAATTTTTCAGTTTCAGGCGGCAGTACAGACCTGGCAGGACTTGGTTGGAATGATGGCTATTCCTCCTCACTCTCCCTCTCGCAAAATATCTGGGATGGGGGTGCCTGGTGGAACACACTCAAATCGGCCAAAGTTGCCCAGGATGCAGCTTCAATTCAGTATGACAGCTATGAGGTCAACACCGTTTACCAAATCAAAGCAGCCTATTATAACTACCTTTCAACCCAACAATTGCTGGATGTGTACCGTGAGAATCTCACCACCAGTGAATATCAGCATCAGTTGACTCTTGAAAGATTCAAATTGGGTGCCGCATCACAGAATGACACCCTGAGAACTCGGGTAAATATTGAACGTGCCCGGCTTCAGATTGTAAATGGAGAAGTTGATCTCCAATCACGATCTCGAAATCTCAATATCATCCTGGGCCGCGAAGCAAATGATCCCCTCACTCTGGCAGAACCTGTGTGGGAGGCAGTTGTAGTCCCGGGAGTCGATCAAATCATGGATGAAGTGCTTGCCTCCAATCATTCCTTGAAACTATTGGAACAGAACAAAGAGATTATGGCTTACAATGTAAAAATTGCCAGATCCGGGTATATGCCCTCCTTAGGGATGTCGGCAGCATACGGAAACAATGGCGCTACTTCATTTGGTGATGTTTTTGGAGAGAGTACCTCCTCTAAGTCTGTCGGGCTTTCCCTCAATTGGAATCTCTTCAACGGTACACGAACAAGTCGGGGGGTTGAACAAGGGAAGATTAACGCCAAACTAGCCATGGAAAACTATGATCTTTCTGAGAGAAATCTCCGCAAAGAGCTCACACAAACCCTGGAGCAGATGGATGCCTTGAATGAGTCGGTGACCATCTCTCAACTCATTCTAACTGCATCTGAGCAGGATCTTCTACTGGCACAGGAACAATACAAAATCGGGTCGCTTTCCATCCTGGATGTATTGAGAATCACCGCAAGTTATGAGGATGCAAAATCAAATTTAATCCGCACCCAGCATAATTTAAAGGTCGCTGAAGCTGGTTTACTTCAGCTCATGGGAAAGCGCTAA